A single window of Ammospiza caudacuta isolate bAmmCau1 chromosome Z, bAmmCau1.pri, whole genome shotgun sequence DNA harbors:
- the LOC131570892 gene encoding LOW QUALITY PROTEIN: RCC1 and BTB domain-containing protein 1-like (The sequence of the model RefSeq protein was modified relative to this genomic sequence to represent the inferred CDS: inserted 1 base in 1 codon): MSPLDAFPQEITSIHKACVFGTSANEAIYITHNNEVFVFGLNCSNCLGTGDNQSTIVPKKLEALCGKKISSLSYGSGPHVVLCTEDGEVYAWGHNGYSQLGNGTTNQGITPVQVCTNLLIKKVVEVACGSHHSMALSLDGDLYASITVGQVGSGSTTPRRVSNCLQGKIVVGIACGQTSSMAVVNNGEVYGWGYNGNGQLGLGNNXNQLTSCRVAALHSVCVLQIACGYVHTLALTDEGLLCAWGANTYGQLGTGNKCNQLSPVQIMMEKERVVCLIISQVPYARVTM, from the exons ATGTCTCCGCTAGATGCTTTCCCCCAAGAAATCACTTCCATTCACAAAGCGTGCGTGTTCGGCACGTCGGCCAACGAAGCCATTTACATCACGCACAACAACGAGGTATTTGTTTTTGGACTGAATTGCAGTAATTGTTTGGGAACTGGAGATAATCAGAGCACCATAGTACCAAAGAAATTGGAAGCCTTATGTGGAAAGAAGATCTCCAGTCTCAGTTATGGAAGTGGTCCCCATGTTGTTCTTTGTACTGAAGATGGTGAAGTGTATGCTTGGGGACATAATGGTTACAGCCAACTTGGAAATGGCACAACCAATCAGGGCATTACTCCTGTTCAAGTTTGCACAAATCTCTTAATAAAGAAAGTGGTGGAAGTAGCTTGTGGCTCTCATCATTCCATGGCGCTCTCATTGGATGGAGATCTGTATGCTTCAATAACTGTTGGTCAAGTTGGATCTGGATCTACAACTCCTCGCAGAGTTTCCAACTGCTTGCAGGGCAAAATTGTGGTTGGCATCGCTTGTGGCCAGACCTCCTCCATGGCTGTAGTAAACAATGGTGAGGTTTATGGCTGGGGCTACAATGGCAATGGGCAGCTTGGGCTGGGGAACA GGAACCAGCTGACCTCGTGCAGAGTGGCAGCGCTGCACAGCGTCTGCGTGCTCCAGATTGCCTGCGGTTATGTGCACACTCTAGCACTAACAGATGAGGGCTTGCTCTGTGCCTGGGGAGCTAACACTTACGGGCAGCTGGGGACTGGCAATAAATGTaaccagctcagccctgtgcagatcatgatggaaaaagaaagggTGGTCTGCCTCATCATCAGTCAGGTGCCCTACGCCAGGGTCACCATGTAG